In a single window of the Rhineura floridana isolate rRhiFlo1 chromosome 3, rRhiFlo1.hap2, whole genome shotgun sequence genome:
- the LOC133381856 gene encoding zinc finger protein 501-like codes for MEAGSAEPSSCAAMLASGVARREPRKKGYIWRVKAKGEPSEVSLEKAEEQVQEQKLRSQDGAKRQEERQNHTGDKPHTCLECGKSFRWRSHLTSHRRTHTGDKPYKCLECGKSFSQSSALTSHQRTHTGDKPHKCLECGKSFSRSDNLTSHQRTHTGDRPYKCLECGKSFSQNGNLTLHQRSHTGDKPHKCLECGKSFSHCSHLISHHKTHTGNKPYKCLECGKSFRWSSALTSHQRTHTGDKPYKCLECGKSFRWSSALISHHRTHTGNKPYKCLECGKSFRCSSHLTSHQRTHTGDKPHKCLECEKSFSRNDHLTLHHKTHTGDKPYKCFECGKSFRWSSSLMVHHRSHTGDKPYQCLECGKSFSQSGHLTSHHRTHTGNKPDTCL; via the coding sequence gatacatctggagggtcaaggctaagggagaaccatctgaagtatcactggaaaaagctgaggagcaggtgcaggagcagaaactgaggagtcaagatggagcaaagagacaagaggagagacagaatcacacaggggacaaacctcatacatgcttggagtgtggaaagagcttcaggtggcgtagtcaccttacttcgcatcgaagaactcacacaggagacaaaccttataaatgcttggagtgtggaaagagcttcagtcagagtagcgcccttacttcgcatcaaagaactcacacaggagacaaacctcataaatgcctggagtgtggaaagagcttcagtcggagtgacaaccttacttcgcatcaaagaactcacacaggagacagaccttataaatgcttggagtgtggaaagagctttagtcagaatgggaaccttactttgcatcaaagaagtcacacaggggacaaacctcataaatgcttggagtgtggaaagagcttcagtcattgTAGCCACCTTAtttcgcatcacaaaactcatacagggaacaaaccttataaatgcttggagtgtggaaagagcttcaggtggagtagcgcccttacttcgcatcaaagaactcacacaggagacaaaccatataaatgcttggagtgtggaaagagcttcaggtggagtagcgcccttatttcacatcacagaactcacacagggaacaaaccttataaatgcttggagtgtggaaagagcttcaggtgtagcagccaccttacttcgcatcaaagaactcacacaggagacaaacctcataaatgcttggagtgtgaaaagagcttcagtcggaatgaccaccttactttgcaccacaaaactcacacaggagacaaaccttataaatgcttcgagtgtggaaaaagcttcagatggAGTAGCTCCCTTATGGTGCATCatagaagtcacacaggggacaaaccttatcaatgcttggagtgtggaaagagcttcagtcagagtggccaccttacttcacatcacagaacacaTACAGGGAACAAACCTGATACTTGCTTGTAG